A stretch of the Cucurbita pepo subsp. pepo cultivar mu-cu-16 chromosome LG16, ASM280686v2, whole genome shotgun sequence genome encodes the following:
- the LOC111777799 gene encoding dicarboxylate transporter 1, chloroplastic-like, with amino-acid sequence MASLALTSSYLPSLRSRLPKSDSNAQIRCSSLRSSLPKAAIFGNGIRTSFRIPSSLSSEAKSVKPALNIGSSRGNLSAFTVRAASSSPSAAVAPASQPWQGAAIKPLIASIATGIILWFVPVPSGVSRNAWQLLAIFLATIVGIITQPLPLGAVALLGLGASVLTKTLTFSAAFSAFGDPIPWLIALAFFFARGFIKTGLGNRIAYQFVSLFGSSSLGLGYSLVFSEALLAPAIPSVSARAGGIFLPLVKSLCVACGSNVGDGTENRLGSWLMLTCFQTSVISSSMFLTAMAANPLSATLTYNTIKQTIGWTDWAKAAIVPGLISLIVVPLLLYVIYPPTVKSSPDAPKLAREKLDKMGPMSKNEIIMAGTLLLTVGLWVFGGVLNVDAVTAAILGLSVLLVTGVVTWKECLGEAVAWDTLTWFAALIAMAGYLNKYGLISWFSQTVVKFVGGLGLSWQLSFGILVLLYFYSHYFFASGAAHIGAMFTAFLSVASALGTPPYFGAIVLSFLSNLMGGLTHYGIGSAPVFYGANYVPLAQWWGYGFLVSIVNIIIWLGIGGMWWKAIGLW; translated from the exons ATGGCCTCTCTGGCGCTGACTTCATCGTATCTCCCTTCTCTCCGGTCGCGCCTTCCGAAATCTGATTCGAATGCTCAAATTCGTTGCTCCTCTCTCCGTTCCAGCCTTCCCAAAGCCGCCATTTTCGGGAATGGCATCAGAACTAGCTTCCGCATTCCGTCTTCTCTATCAAGTGAAGCTAAATCCGTTAAACCAGCTCTAAATATCGGAAGCTCTCGTGGAAATCTCAGTGCTTTTACTGTCCGAGcggcttcttcttctccttctgcTGCTGTAGCTCCGGCTTCTCAGCCATGGCAAGGTGCGGCGATTAAGCCACTTATTGCTTCGATTGCTACGGGTATCATTTTGTGGTTTGTTCCGGTTCCGTCTGGTGTTTCTCGAAACGCGTGGCAATTGCTCGCGATTTTCCTCGCTACCATTGTTGGGATTATAACTCAGCCATTGCCTCTTGGTGCTGTTGCTTTGCTGGGACTAGGCGCCTCTGTTCTGACTAAAACCCTAACTTTCTCTGCTGCCTTCTCTGCGTTTGGTGATCCCATCCCATGGCTCATCGCTCTTGCCTTCTTCTTTGCTCGAGGTTTCATTAAGACCGGACTTGGTAATCGAATTGCTTATCAATTTGTTTCTCTATTCGGTAGTTCGTCGTTAGGGTTAGGGTACAGTTTAGTATTCAGTGAGGCCCTGTTGGCGCCGGCAATTCCCTCAGTGTCGGCCAGAGCAGGAGGGATATTCCTTCCACTGGTGAAATCTCTCTGTGTTGCTTGCGGTAGCAATGTTGGTGATGGTACGGAGAACCGGTTGGGATCGTGGTTGATGCTCACTTGCTTTCAAACTTCGGTGATTTCATCATCCATGTTCTTGACGGCTATGGCTGCTAATCCTCTGAGTGCGACTCTGACGTATAACACGATTAAGCAGACGATTGGATGGACCGACTGGGCTAAAGCAGCGATTGTTCCAGGATTGATCTCCTTGATTGTGGTGCCATTGCTTTTGTATGTGATCTATCCGCCCACGGTGAAAAGCAGTCCAGATGCACCAAAGCTTGCCAGAGAGAAGTTGGACAAGATGGGACCAATGTCCAAGAATGAGATCATAATGGCTGGAACTCTGCTTCTCACG GTGGGTCTTTGGGTTTTTGGAGGGGTTCTTAATGTGGACGCTGTTACTGCTGCCATCTTGGGATTGTCCGTCCTTCTTGTTACAGGCGTTGTGACATGGAAAGAGTGCTTGGGAGAAGCTGTTGCCTGGGACACTCTTACATGGTTTGCTGCACTCATTGCAATGGCAGGGTATCTCAACAAATATGGTCTCATCTCCTGGTTCAGCCAAACTGTAGTGAAG TTTGTTGGTGGACTTGGCCTTTCATGGCAGCTGTCGTTCGGCATTTTAGTTCTTCTCTATTTCTATTCCCACTACTTCTTTGCAAGTGGAGCTGCTCACATAGGCGCGATGTTTACCGCCTTCTTATCTGTTGCTAGTGCTTTGGGGACGCCCCCCTACTTTGGAGCAATAGTACTTTCCTTCTTATCTAACCTGATGGGTGGCCTAACCCACTACGGCATTGGCTCAGCGCCTGTCTTCTATGGTGCCAACTATGTTCCTCTTGCTCAATGGTGGGGCTACGGGTTCCTCGTATCTATTGTCAACATCATTATCTGGCTTGGCATTGGAGGAATGTGGTGGAAGGCCATCGGTTTATGGTGA
- the LOC111777803 gene encoding transcription factor MYB46-like, with the protein MRKPDPAAARTTKLRKGLWSPEEDDKLMTYMLNNGQGCWSDVARNAGLQRCGKSCRLRWINYLHPDLKRGAFSPQEERLIIHLHSLLGNRWSQIAARLPGRTDNEIKNFWNSTIKKRLKNLSSTPSPNTSSAASPSDNSKSIPFGGLLSTQDYQQQQQGLIDYPIYASDPSPSIIALDPFPAFTADAEPGFFLEHDSFFNNLPVLQRVNTTTVVTTATTAATTLAKEANHGNYLISNINCLANHNNNSNNNPKMENINGEVGTNFVHEEFSIGEWELEDLMKDVPSCFPYLNFQVQ; encoded by the exons ATGAGGAAGCCTGACCCCGCCGCTGCTCGCACCACCAAGCTCAGAAAGGGCCTCTGGTCGCCTGAGGAAGACGACAAATTGATGACCTACATGCTCAACAATGGCCAAGGCTGCTGGAGCGACGTCGCTCGTAATGCCGGCCTTCAGCGCTGCGGCAAAAGCTGCCGCCTCCGTTGGATCAACTACTTACACCCTGACCTCAAACGCGGCGCCTTCTCTCCCCAAGAAGAACGCCTTATCATCCATTTGCATTCTCTCCTCGGCAACAG ATGGTCACAAATTGCGGCGCGATTACCAGGAAGAACCGACAATGAAATCAAGAATTTTTGGAACTCAACCATTAAAAAGAGGCTCAAGAATTTGTCCTCAACGCCGTCTCCCAACACCAGCTCCGCCGCCTCCCCCTCCGACAACTCAAAATCCATTCCTTTTGGCGGCCTCTTATCCACTCAAGAttatcaacaacaacaacaaggcTTAATTGATTACCCCATTTACGCTTCCGATCCCTCGCCTTCCATTATCGCTCTCGATCCCTTCCCGGCCTTCACCGCTGACGCCGAACCGGGTTTTTTCCTAGAACACGACAGTTTCTTCAATAATCTCCCTGTTTTGCAGCGTGTTAACACCACAACCGTCGTCACTACCGCCACCACAGCCGCCACAACCCTAGCTAAAGAAGCTAACCATGGTAATTACTTAATTAGCAACATCAACTGCCTCGctaatcacaataataatagcAACAATAATCCAAAGATGGAGAACATCAATGGTGAGGTTGGAACAAATTTTGTCCACGAGGAGTTTTCAATCGGCGAATGGGAGCTGGAAGATTTGATGAAAGACGTTCCTTCTTGCTTCCCATATCTCAATTTTCAAGTGCAATAG
- the LOC111776886 gene encoding pentatricopeptide repeat-containing protein At3g57430, chloroplastic-like isoform X1, translated as MEISATLSIHGRSPTPKQAINVSKDWNLIIKHQTKLKNDHAILSTYTQMESLGIAPDSATMPLVLKACGRLNAIEKGVRIHSCIRDSDLIRDVRVGTALVDFYSKCGLVGEASKVFDEMPERDLVSWNALISGYVGCSCYKEAVLLFMEMQKAGLTPNSRTVVPLLLACAEMLELRLGHEIHGYCLRNGLFDMDAHVGTALIGFYMRFDAAVSHRVFSLMEVRNVVSWNAMITGYLNIGDYTKALKLFSSMLTEGIKFDAVTMLLVIQACAESESLQLGMQLHQLAIKFNFVDDLFVLNALLNMYSDNGRLESSCALFNAVPTSDAALWNSMISAYIAFGFHAEAIALYIKMRLEGLKEDKRTVAIMLSLCEDLNDGSIWGRGLHAHAMKSGMELDVFLGNALLSMYVEHNQIDAAQKLFDKMRGLDVISWNTMILALAQSKFRAKAFQLFMTMCESEIKFNSYTMISLLALCKDGSDLVFGRSIHGFAIKNGLEINTSLNTSLTEMYINCSDEGSATNLFIRCPQRDLISWNSLISSYIKNDNAGKALLLFNHMISELEPNSVTIISILTSCTQLAHLPLGQCLHAYTTRRGESFELDASLANAFITMYARCGKMQYAEKIFNTLQARNIVSWNAMITGYGMHGRGHDATLAFAQMLDDGFKPNNISFVSVLSACSHSGLTKTGLQLFSSMVRDFGIAPQLAHYGCIVDLLGRGGHFAEAIALISSMPVEPDASIWRALLSSCQVKSNKKLVETIFRKLVELEPSNPGNFVLLSNVYAAAGLWSEVSQIRKWVRDKGLVKPPGTSWIVIGSQVHYFTATDVSHPQSEEIYENLNSLTSLIQDMG; from the coding sequence ATGGAGATTTCAGCCACCCTAAGCATTCACGGACGCTCTCCGACTCCTAAACAAGCCATCAATGTCTCAAAGGACTGGAACTTGATTATAAAGCACCAAACCAAGCTTAAGAATGACCATGCCATTCTTTCTACATATACCCAGATGGAGTCTCTTGGTATTGCACCCGATTCTGCTACAATGCCTCTTGTTCTAAAGGCTTGCGGGAGGCTCAACGCCATTGAAAAAGGGGTACGAATTCATTCTTGTATTAGGGATTCGGATTTGATCAGAGATGTTCGGGTTGGGACTGCCTTGGTCGATTTCTATAGTAAATGTGGGCTTGTTGGAGAGGCCAGTAAAgtgttcgatgaaatgccTGAAAGAGATTTGGTTTCGTGGAATGCATTGATTTCGGGATATGTGGGCTGTTCGTGCTATAAAGAAGCAGTGTTGTTGTTTATGGAGATGCAAAAGGCAGGCCTCACACCCAATTCTCGTACTGTAGTGCCTCTGCTTTTGGCTTGTGCTGAGATGTTGGAACTGCGATTAGGACATGAGATTCATGGTTATTGTTTGAGAAATGGGTTGTTTGATATGGATGCACATGTTGGTACTGCTTTGATAGGATTTTATATGAGATTTGATGCAGCAGTTTCTCACCGAGTTTTTAGCTTGATGGAGGTGAGAAATGTAGTGAGTTGGAATGCAATGATAACCGGATATCTCAATATTGGAGATTACACAAAAGCTTTGAAGCTTTTTAGTAGTATGCTGACTGAGGGTATAAAGTTTGATGCTGTTACAATGCTGCTGGTAATTCAAGCCTGTGCAGAATCTGAGTCTCTCCAATTAGGCATGCAACTGCATCAGTTGGCTATCAAGTTCAATTTCGTTGATGACTTGTTCGTATTAAATGCACTGTTGAATATGTATAGTGATAATGGACGTCTGGAGTCATCATGTGCGTTGTTTAATGCCGTTCCCACCTCTGATGCCGCCTTATGGAATTCTATGATATCTGCATACATTGCCTTCGGATTTCATGCTGAAGCTATAGCTTTGTATATTAAAATGCGTTTGGAAGGCttaaaagaagacaaaagaaCCGTTGCGATTATGTTGTCTTTATGCGAAGATCTAAACGATGGTTCTATTTGGGGTAGAGGCTTACATGCTCATGCCATGAAAAGTGGAATGGAACTAGATGTATTTCTGGGCAATGCATTGTTAAGCATGTATGTTGAGCACAATCAAATTGATGCTGCACAGAAACTTTTTGATAAGATGAGAGGTTTGGACGTCATCTCCTGGAACACAATGATATTAGCACTTGCTCAGAGTAAGTTTCGAGCCAAAGCATTTCAACTCTTTATGACGATGTGTGAATCAGAAATCAAGTTCAATTCATACACAATGATATCTCTCCTTGCATTATGTAAAGATGGAAGTGATTTGGTGTTTGGGCGATCGATCCATGGTTTTGCAATAAAAAATGGTCTTGAAATAAATACTTCTTTGAACACTTCACTGACTGAAATGTACATAAACTGTAGTGATGAAGGATCGGCTACAAATCTGTTTATTAGATGTCCTCAAAGAGATTTAATTTCATGGAATTCCCTAATTTCGAGCTATATAAAGAATGACAATGCAGGAAAAGCTCTATTACTTTTTAACCATATGATTTCTGAGCTGGAGCCTAACTCCGTGACAATCATAAGTATTCTCACATCTTGTACCCAGCTTGCCCATCTACCACTAGGACAGTGCTTGCATGCTTACACAACTAGAAGGGGAGAATCTTTTGAATTGGATGCTTCTCTAGCAAATGCTTTTATAACTATGTATGCACGATGTGGTAAAATGCAATATGCAGAAAAGATTTTTAACACCCTGCAGGCAAGAAATATTGTCTCATGGAATGCCATGATAACAGGGTATGGCATGCACGGTCGTGGACACGATGCTACTCTAGCCTTTGCAcagatgttggatgatggtTTCAAGCCAAACAATATATCTTTTGTATCTGTTTTATCTGCCTGCAGCCATTCTGGTCTGACTAAGACTGGTTTGCAGCTTTTTAGTTCCATGGTGCGGGACTTTGGTATTGCTCCTCAACTTGCTCACTATGGTTGTATAGTTGATCTGCTTGGTCGTGGGGGCCATTTTGCTGAAGCTATAGCTCTCATCAGCTCAATGCCCGTTGAGCCTGATGCATCAATTTGGAGAGCTTTGCTCAGTTCATGTCAGGttaaaagcaataaaaaacTAGTCGAAACCATCTTTAGAAAGCTTGTTGAATTAGAACCAAGCAATCCAGGgaattttgttttgctttcaAATGTCTACGCAGCAGCAGGTCTTTGGTCAGAGGTTTCACAGATAAGAAAGTGGGTTAGAGATAAAGGTCTAGTGAAGCCTCCAGGAACTAGCTGGATTGTAATCGGAAGTCAGGTCCACTATTTCACTGCAACTGACGTATCACA
- the LOC111776886 gene encoding pentatricopeptide repeat-containing protein At3g03580-like isoform X2 has product MEISATLSIHGRSPTPKQAINVSKDWNLIIKHQTKLKNDHAILSTYTQMESLGIAPDSATMPLVLKACGRLNAIEKGVRIHSCIRDSDLIRDVRVGTALVDFYSKCGLVGEASKVFDEMPERDLVSWNALISGYVGCSCYKEAVLLFMEMQKAGLTPNSRTVVPLLLACAEMLELRLGHEIHGYCLRNGLFDMDAHVGTALIGFYMRFDAAVSHRVFSLMEVRNVVSWNAMITGYLNIGDYTKALKLFSSMLTEGIKFDAVTMLLVIQACAESESLQLGMQLHQLAIKFNFVDDLFVLNALLNMYSDNGRLESSCALFNAVPTSDAALWNSMISAYIAFGFHAEAIALYIKMRLEGLKEDKRTVAIMLSLCEDLNDGSIWGRGLHAHAMKSGMELDVFLGNALLSMYVEHNQIDAAQKLFDKMRGLDVISWNTMILALAQRYGMHGRGHDATLAFAQMLDDGFKPNNISFVSVLSACSHSGLTKTGLQLFSSMVRDFGIAPQLAHYGCIVDLLGRGGHFAEAIALISSMPVEPDASIWRALLSSCQVKSNKKLVETIFRKLVELEPSNPGNFVLLSNVYAAAGLWSEVSQIRKWVRDKGLVKPPGTSWIVIGSQVHYFTATDVSHPQSEEIYENLNSLTSLIQDMG; this is encoded by the exons ATGGAGATTTCAGCCACCCTAAGCATTCACGGACGCTCTCCGACTCCTAAACAAGCCATCAATGTCTCAAAGGACTGGAACTTGATTATAAAGCACCAAACCAAGCTTAAGAATGACCATGCCATTCTTTCTACATATACCCAGATGGAGTCTCTTGGTATTGCACCCGATTCTGCTACAATGCCTCTTGTTCTAAAGGCTTGCGGGAGGCTCAACGCCATTGAAAAAGGGGTACGAATTCATTCTTGTATTAGGGATTCGGATTTGATCAGAGATGTTCGGGTTGGGACTGCCTTGGTCGATTTCTATAGTAAATGTGGGCTTGTTGGAGAGGCCAGTAAAgtgttcgatgaaatgccTGAAAGAGATTTGGTTTCGTGGAATGCATTGATTTCGGGATATGTGGGCTGTTCGTGCTATAAAGAAGCAGTGTTGTTGTTTATGGAGATGCAAAAGGCAGGCCTCACACCCAATTCTCGTACTGTAGTGCCTCTGCTTTTGGCTTGTGCTGAGATGTTGGAACTGCGATTAGGACATGAGATTCATGGTTATTGTTTGAGAAATGGGTTGTTTGATATGGATGCACATGTTGGTACTGCTTTGATAGGATTTTATATGAGATTTGATGCAGCAGTTTCTCACCGAGTTTTTAGCTTGATGGAGGTGAGAAATGTAGTGAGTTGGAATGCAATGATAACCGGATATCTCAATATTGGAGATTACACAAAAGCTTTGAAGCTTTTTAGTAGTATGCTGACTGAGGGTATAAAGTTTGATGCTGTTACAATGCTGCTGGTAATTCAAGCCTGTGCAGAATCTGAGTCTCTCCAATTAGGCATGCAACTGCATCAGTTGGCTATCAAGTTCAATTTCGTTGATGACTTGTTCGTATTAAATGCACTGTTGAATATGTATAGTGATAATGGACGTCTGGAGTCATCATGTGCGTTGTTTAATGCCGTTCCCACCTCTGATGCCGCCTTATGGAATTCTATGATATCTGCATACATTGCCTTCGGATTTCATGCTGAAGCTATAGCTTTGTATATTAAAATGCGTTTGGAAGGCttaaaagaagacaaaagaaCCGTTGCGATTATGTTGTCTTTATGCGAAGATCTAAACGATGGTTCTATTTGGGGTAGAGGCTTACATGCTCATGCCATGAAAAGTGGAATGGAACTAGATGTATTTCTGGGCAATGCATTGTTAAGCATGTATGTTGAGCACAATCAAATTGATGCTGCACAGAAACTTTTTGATAAGATGAGAGGTTTGGACGTCATCTCCTGGAACACAATGATATTAGCACTTGCTCAGA GGTATGGCATGCACGGTCGTGGACACGATGCTACTCTAGCCTTTGCAcagatgttggatgatggtTTCAAGCCAAACAATATATCTTTTGTATCTGTTTTATCTGCCTGCAGCCATTCTGGTCTGACTAAGACTGGTTTGCAGCTTTTTAGTTCCATGGTGCGGGACTTTGGTATTGCTCCTCAACTTGCTCACTATGGTTGTATAGTTGATCTGCTTGGTCGTGGGGGCCATTTTGCTGAAGCTATAGCTCTCATCAGCTCAATGCCCGTTGAGCCTGATGCATCAATTTGGAGAGCTTTGCTCAGTTCATGTCAGGttaaaagcaataaaaaacTAGTCGAAACCATCTTTAGAAAGCTTGTTGAATTAGAACCAAGCAATCCAGGgaattttgttttgctttcaAATGTCTACGCAGCAGCAGGTCTTTGGTCAGAGGTTTCACAGATAAGAAAGTGGGTTAGAGATAAAGGTCTAGTGAAGCCTCCAGGAACTAGCTGGATTGTAATCGGAAGTCAGGTCCACTATTTCACTGCAACTGACGTATCACA
- the LOC111777804 gene encoding uncharacterized protein LOC111777804 — MLRLRVKPVWCTLPISHFTSLPLRPSILRPVLRRHRPRLFLTRFSASSAVHKASESYSAKGLSDGDLEPFLSCSMPRYPLKVAVLLSGGVDSSVALRLLHAAGHSCTAFYLKIWFQDYN, encoded by the exons ATGCTGAGACTGAGAGTGAAGCCCGTTTGGTGCACTCTTCCGATCTCCCATTTCACTTCTCTTCCCCTTCGCCCCTCAATTCTCAGACCTGTTCTCCGCCGCCACAGGCCTCGACTCTTCCTCACCCGATTCTCCGCCTCCTCTGCTGTGCATAAAGCCTCGGAATCTTATTCAGCTAAAGGCCTCTCGGATGGCGACTTGGAGCCTTTCCTCTCATGTTCGATGCCTCGCTATCCGCTCAAAGTTGCTGTTCTTCTTAGCGGTGGCGTCGATAGCAGCGTCGCCCTCCGCCTCCTCCACGCTGCCGGCCACTCCTGCACTGCCTTCTATCTCAAGATATGGTTTCAG GATTATAATTAA
- the LOC111777801 gene encoding protein DETOXIFICATION 42-like, translating into MAFSIMSEEDDPHSYWDKTRTPFRIFFKDAKHVCKLDELGREIAQIALPATLALAADPVASLVDTAFIGHIGSVELAAVGVAIALFNQVSRVAIFPLVSVTTSFVAEEDSIGSVSNEAEDNNDMDRGFFTNDDKKLMIPQNGKSEDAHHSKPLDRKVENGRRYIPSASSALVIGGVLGLVQAIFLISGARPLLNFMGVKSDSLMMTPAQQYLTLRSLGAPAVLLSLAMQGIFRGFKDTKTPLYATVAGDATNIILDPIFIFNFRLGVSGAAIAHVISQYLTALILFWRLMGHVDLLPPSIKHLQFSRFLKNGFLLLMRVIAVTFCVTLAGSLAARQGSTSMAAFQVCLQVWLTTSLLADGLAVAGQAILASAFAQNDQNKATAAASRVLQLGLFLGLILAVFLGVGMTFGAKLFTSDVGVLHLIGVGIPFVAAMQPINALAFVFDGVNFGASDFAYSAYSLVLVAIISIFCLFILSATQRFIGIWVALTIYMSLRTLAGFWRVGTGTGPWYFLRS; encoded by the exons ATGGCCTTCTCGATCATGTCCGAGGAAGATGACCCTCATTCATATTGGGATAAAACAAGAACACCTTTTCGTATCTTCTTCAAGGATGCCAA GCATGTTTGTAAGTTGGATGAACTTGGTCGGGAAATAGCACAGATTGCTTTGCCTGCCACACTGGCTTTGGCGGCTGATCCAGTAGCTTCTCTGGTCGACACAGCATTCATTGGCCACATAG GTTCGGTGGAGCTTGCTGCTGTTGGGGTTGCTATTGCTTTATTTAATCAAGTTTCAAGAGTTGCAATTTTCCCGCTTGTAAGTGTCACCACATCTTTCGTTGCTGAGGAAGATTCAATTGGAAGTGTTTCTAATGAAGCAGAGGATAATAACGATATGGACAGAGGTTTCTTTACAAATGATgataaaaaattgatgatcCCACAAAATG GGAAAAGTGAAGATGCACACCATTCAAAGCCATTAGATAGGAAAGTTGAGAATGGAAGAAGATATATCCCATCAGCCTCATCGGCTTTGGTTATTGGCGGTGTTCTTGGCCTTGTTCAAGCCATCTTCTTGATATCTGGGGCTAGACccctattaaattttatgggaGTCAAGTCT GATTCTCTGATGATGACTCCTGCACAGCAGTACTTGACACTGAGGTCACTCGGTGCCCCAGCAGTTCTTCTCTCCTTGGCCATGCAAGGGATCTTTCGTGGATTTAAGGACACAAAAACTCCTTTATATGCAACTG TGGCAGGAGATGCAACAAACATTATTCTAGACCCAATATTCATATTCAATTTTCGTTTAGGCGTCAGTGGTGCAGCCATTGCACATGTTATATCACA ATACCTAACTGCACTGATACTCTTTTGGAGATTAATGGGACACGTTGATCTCTTACCTCCCAGTATCAAACATCTGCAATTTAGTCGATTTCTGAAAAATG GTTTTCTATTGTTAATGAGAGTTATTGCTGTGACTTTCTGTGTGACCCTTGCTGGGTCATTGGCTGCACGTCAGGGATCGACATCAATGGCTGCATTTCAGGTCTGCTTGCAGGTTTGGTTGACAACGTCTCTACTTGCCGATGGACTAGCTGTTGCTGGACAG GCAATACTAGCAAGTGCCTTTGCCCAAAACGACCAGAATAAGGCGACGGCTGCAGCATCTAGAGTATTGCAG CTGGGATTGTTTCTGGGATTGATACTCGCTGTCTTCCTTGGAGTTGGGATGACATTTGGAGCGAAGTTATTTACAAGTGATGTTGGCGTTCTCCACCTTATTGGCGTAGGAATTCCA TTTGTTGCTGCTATGCAACCAATCAACGCCTTGGCATTTGTTTTTGATGGTGTCAACTTTGGAGCTTCTGATTTTGCATACTCAGCTTACTCCTTG GTTCTGGTGGCTATAATCAGCATTTTCTGTTTGTTCATTCTCTCTGCAACTCAAAGATTCATCGGCATCTGGGTCGCCTTAACTATCTACATGAGCCTACGAACACTAGCCGGATTCTGGAG GGTAGGCACTGGAACAGGCCCTTGGTATTTCCTCCGGAGCTAG